From Aristaeella lactis, the proteins below share one genomic window:
- the yfcE gene encoding phosphodiesterase, with protein sequence MKLLIASDIHGSALYCNELFKAYDREQADRLLLLGDILYHGPRNDLPDGYAPKEVIPALNARKNSILCIRGNCDTEVDQMVLDFPLMADYALVCVDGLRLYATHGHVYGPDHLPPLQPGDILLYGHTHIPAWDVREGIPCLNPGSVSIPKAGSPRGYILLENGTFTWKTLDGVEYHKLMQN encoded by the coding sequence TTGAAACTGCTGATCGCTTCGGATATTCACGGTTCCGCCCTGTATTGCAATGAGCTGTTCAAGGCCTATGACCGGGAGCAGGCGGACCGCCTGCTTCTGCTGGGAGATATTCTCTATCACGGCCCGCGCAATGACCTGCCGGACGGCTACGCGCCAAAGGAAGTGATTCCCGCCCTGAACGCCCGGAAGAACAGCATCCTGTGCATTCGCGGCAACTGTGATACGGAAGTGGACCAGATGGTCCTGGACTTCCCCCTCATGGCGGACTACGCCCTGGTCTGTGTGGACGGTCTCCGGCTCTATGCCACCCACGGTCATGTTTACGGCCCGGATCACCTCCCGCCGCTGCAGCCGGGAGATATCCTCCTGTATGGCCATACCCACATCCCCGCCTGGGACGTCCGGGAAGGCATTCCCTGCCTCAACCCGGGTTCCGTTTCCATTCCGAAGGCAGGTTCCCCCCGGGGCTATATCCTGCTGGAAAACGGTACCTTCACCTGGAAAACCCTGGATGGCGTGGAATACCACAAACTAATGCAGAATTAA
- a CDS encoding hydrolase — MEKNFIPNIQSSLRGHILKMPEACYSASGIIVNGRRIKTFVFTTDLAIIRNCDADAVFAVYPFTPQQAISDAIIKASYIPVFCGVGGGTTKGPRTVALAKDVECQGAMGVILNAPITNANLAAVAMAVDIPVIITVTQESTDIEGRLKAGASMLNVACGSKTPGVVEKIRAEYPEIPLIASGGNSEESIARTIAAGANAITFTPPSTAELFKEMMEKYREE, encoded by the coding sequence ATGGAAAAGAACTTTATTCCCAATATACAGAGTTCACTGAGGGGCCATATCCTGAAAATGCCGGAGGCGTGCTATTCCGCCAGCGGCATCATTGTCAACGGCCGGAGGATCAAGACTTTCGTTTTTACCACCGACCTGGCTATCATCCGGAACTGCGACGCGGACGCCGTGTTCGCGGTCTATCCCTTTACGCCGCAGCAGGCGATCAGCGACGCGATCATCAAGGCATCCTATATTCCGGTGTTCTGCGGGGTGGGCGGAGGCACCACAAAGGGACCGCGGACCGTGGCACTGGCAAAGGACGTGGAATGCCAGGGCGCCATGGGCGTGATCCTGAACGCGCCGATCACCAACGCGAACCTGGCGGCGGTGGCCATGGCGGTGGATATTCCGGTGATCATCACCGTGACACAGGAAAGCACGGATATCGAGGGCAGGCTGAAAGCCGGTGCCTCTATGCTGAACGTGGCCTGCGGGTCAAAGACGCCGGGAGTGGTGGAAAAGATCCGGGCGGAGTATCCGGAGATCCCGCTGATCGCCAGCGGCGGCAACTCGGAGGAAAGCATTGCCCGGACCATTGCCGCGGGAGCGAACGCGATCACCTTTACCCCGCCGTCCACAGCGGAACTGTTCAAGGAAATGATGGAAAAATACAGGGAAGAGTAA
- a CDS encoding LysR family transcriptional regulator, translated as MTLKQLLYAVTVAETGNITDAAKKLFIAQPSLTAAIHELEKEYGIVLFARSNKGMEVTPDGEEFLGYARQVLEQANLIEERYTGQSMGKQRFCVSSQHYSFAVEAFVRLLKEQAGSKYEYHMRETQTYEIIEDVAHLRSEIGVLYLNRFNETVIRKTLRDNNLSFTPLFTAKPHVFIGRDNPLAEKKSLTLEDLKPYPRLSFEQGSHNSFYFSEEILSTADCDRELVVCDRATLFNMLVGLNGYTICSGVISEELNGPNIIAKPLEADDYMEIGYILPGAIRPSFLTARYIEILKSLAPSNPE; from the coding sequence ATGACCCTGAAACAGCTCCTGTACGCGGTGACGGTGGCGGAAACCGGAAACATCACGGACGCGGCGAAAAAACTGTTTATTGCCCAGCCCAGCCTGACCGCAGCCATTCATGAGCTGGAGAAAGAGTACGGGATCGTACTTTTTGCCCGGTCCAACAAGGGCATGGAAGTGACCCCGGACGGGGAGGAATTCCTGGGTTACGCCCGGCAGGTGCTGGAGCAGGCGAACCTGATCGAGGAACGGTATACGGGGCAGAGCATGGGAAAGCAGCGATTCTGTGTATCCTCCCAGCATTATTCCTTTGCGGTGGAAGCTTTTGTCAGGCTGCTGAAGGAACAGGCCGGCAGTAAATATGAATACCATATGCGGGAAACCCAGACCTATGAGATCATTGAGGATGTGGCACACCTGCGCAGCGAGATCGGGGTGCTGTACCTGAACCGCTTCAATGAAACGGTTATCCGGAAAACCCTGCGGGACAACAATCTTTCCTTTACGCCCCTGTTTACTGCGAAGCCGCATGTGTTCATCGGCAGGGATAATCCGCTGGCTGAGAAGAAAAGCCTGACCCTGGAAGACCTGAAACCTTATCCCCGGCTTTCCTTTGAGCAGGGAAGCCACAATTCCTTCTACTTTTCGGAGGAAATCCTGAGCACTGCGGACTGCGACCGGGAACTGGTGGTGTGCGACCGAGCCACGCTGTTCAACATGCTGGTCGGCCTGAACGGATACACCATCTGCAGCGGAGTGATCAGTGAGGAACTGAACGGACCGAATATTATCGCGAAGCCGCTGGAAGCGGATGATTATATGGAGATCGGCTACATCCTTCCGGGTGCTATCCGGCCTTCCTTCCTGACAGCCAGGTACATTGAGATCCTGAAAAGCCTGGCACCGTCAAACCCGGAATAA
- a CDS encoding RNA polymerase sigma factor gives MEEMYDRYSGMVKAYLTRLSGSSELAEELTQETFYQAVRSIDRFDGRCSASTWLCGIAKHLYIDAVRRRKPTEPLPEDIPSGEDFAEKIVRKDQAMIAHRYLHSLEEPYREVFTLRTFCDLNHTQIAELFKKSESWSRVTYYRARQMLREAMEGNKNEKE, from the coding sequence ATGGAAGAAATGTACGACCGCTACAGTGGCATGGTAAAAGCCTACCTGACGCGCCTGAGCGGAAGCAGTGAACTGGCGGAGGAACTGACGCAGGAAACCTTCTACCAGGCGGTCAGGAGCATAGACCGGTTTGACGGAAGGTGCAGCGCAAGCACCTGGCTGTGCGGGATCGCGAAACACCTGTATATCGACGCGGTCCGCAGGCGGAAACCCACGGAGCCACTGCCGGAGGATATTCCCTCCGGGGAGGATTTCGCGGAAAAGATCGTGCGGAAGGACCAGGCGATGATTGCCCACCGGTACCTGCACAGTCTGGAGGAACCATACCGTGAGGTGTTCACCCTGCGTACCTTCTGCGACCTGAACCATACACAGATTGCGGAACTGTTTAAAAAGAGCGAGTCCTGGTCCCGGGTGACCTATTACCGGGCCAGGCAGATGCTGCGGGAAGCCATGGAGGGAAACAAGAATGAAAAAGAATGA
- a CDS encoding phage baseplate protein, whose product MSMASTAYVACAADGKNYAWHFTGVTAIEHSLTLDLNREAPQGTETVNSARNLPDRVTLSVIETDTAHSPGWSARMLEAMASLKRNRIPCRVVTSLGTYENMLLTEITATQDEENQEGWSGELVFLEYLPASAGNDGEVKTNTNSSVRENTGTAGNLKKVTGTALTQMLQRAGV is encoded by the coding sequence ATGAGCATGGCTTCCACAGCCTATGTTGCCTGCGCGGCAGACGGGAAAAACTACGCCTGGCACTTTACCGGGGTGACAGCTATTGAACACAGTCTGACGCTGGACCTGAACCGGGAGGCGCCCCAGGGAACGGAGACCGTTAACAGCGCGAGAAACCTGCCTGACCGGGTGACACTGTCTGTGATTGAAACCGATACGGCCCACAGTCCCGGCTGGTCTGCCCGGATGCTGGAGGCAATGGCCTCCCTGAAACGGAACCGCATCCCCTGCAGGGTGGTCACCTCCCTGGGGACCTATGAGAATATGCTGCTGACGGAGATCACAGCCACCCAGGACGAGGAAAACCAGGAAGGATGGAGCGGGGAACTGGTCTTCCTGGAATACCTTCCGGCGTCTGCCGGAAACGACGGGGAGGTAAAGACAAACACCAACTCCTCGGTGCGGGAAAACACCGGAACGGCAGGAAACCTTAAGAAAGTGACAGGAACCGCTTTGACGCAGATGCTGCAAAGAGCAGGGGTATAA
- a CDS encoding RNA polymerase sigma factor — protein MTNEAFTEAIIRMTPTLYRIARGQLMIEADQQDAVQEAIRRSWEKRENLKDERYLQTWVIRILLNACHDIQRHEKRVYPVSEIPDRPLDAPEFVDLRGALLQLKEKYRVPVILHYIEGYEIRHVSEILKLPASTVKTRLMRGRTRLRDILNEEALEEYET, from the coding sequence GTGACCAACGAAGCCTTTACCGAGGCGATTATCCGGATGACACCCACGTTATACCGGATCGCCAGGGGCCAGCTGATGATCGAGGCGGATCAGCAGGATGCCGTACAGGAAGCCATCCGGCGCAGCTGGGAAAAGCGGGAAAACCTGAAGGACGAGCGCTACCTTCAGACCTGGGTCATCAGGATTCTCCTCAACGCGTGCCACGATATCCAGCGTCATGAAAAGCGGGTATACCCTGTCAGCGAGATTCCTGATCGTCCCCTGGACGCGCCGGAATTCGTCGACCTGCGGGGCGCCCTGCTTCAGCTGAAGGAAAAGTACCGCGTTCCCGTCATCCTGCACTATATCGAAGGATATGAGATCAGGCATGTGTCAGAGATCCTGAAGCTCCCTGCCAGCACCGTTAAAACGAGACTTATGCGCGGCCGCACCAGGCTGCGGGACATCCTGAACGAGGAGGCTTTGGAAGAATATGAAACGTAA
- a CDS encoding 5-methyltetrahydropteroyltriglutamate--homocysteine S-methyltransferase, with amino-acid sequence MSNLKTPFRYDFVGSFLRPQALKDAKAAFQAGKIDREELDRIINCEITKVVAKQKELGYHVITDGEFRRTFWHLDFMWGFDGVDHKATGKGVPFHDELAVLDDTYLVGKIRAKAHPFVEYFSFLKQFEDENTVAKYTIPAPAQTFQQMIIPANFETTRKFYPDNAELIRDIGKAYQDVIRQFYDAGCRNLQLDDCTWGALVGDAAQQRYKSLGIDLEEVKAQLLEVNNLALEGKPEDMVINSHICRGNYHSTYFTSGPYDTVADYVFARENVNALFLEYDDERSGGFAPLAKVSEDKQVVLGLITTKSPVLEDKQKVIRRIHDAARFIPLDRLCLSPQCGFASCEIGNKLTEEEQWAKLKLVKEIAEEVWG; translated from the coding sequence ATGAGCAACCTGAAAACACCCTTCCGCTATGATTTTGTGGGAAGTTTCCTGCGGCCGCAGGCCCTGAAGGACGCCAAGGCAGCCTTTCAGGCCGGTAAGATCGACCGGGAGGAACTGGACAGGATTATCAATTGTGAAATCACCAAAGTGGTGGCAAAGCAGAAGGAGCTTGGCTATCACGTTATCACCGACGGCGAGTTCCGCCGGACCTTCTGGCACCTGGACTTCATGTGGGGCTTCGATGGTGTGGACCACAAAGCAACCGGAAAGGGCGTACCCTTCCATGATGAGCTGGCCGTGCTGGATGACACCTACCTGGTCGGAAAGATCCGGGCCAAAGCCCATCCCTTTGTGGAGTATTTCTCCTTCCTGAAGCAGTTTGAGGATGAGAATACCGTGGCAAAATACACCATTCCCGCCCCCGCCCAGACCTTCCAGCAGATGATCATCCCCGCCAATTTCGAAACCACCCGGAAGTTCTATCCGGACAACGCGGAGCTCATCCGGGATATCGGCAAGGCCTATCAGGATGTGATCCGCCAGTTCTATGACGCGGGCTGCCGCAATCTCCAGCTGGATGACTGCACCTGGGGTGCCCTGGTGGGTGACGCCGCGCAGCAGCGCTACAAATCCCTGGGCATCGACCTGGAGGAGGTCAAGGCCCAGCTGCTGGAGGTCAACAACCTGGCGCTGGAAGGCAAGCCCGAAGATATGGTCATCAATTCCCACATCTGCCGCGGCAACTATCATTCCACCTATTTCACCAGCGGCCCCTATGACACCGTGGCGGACTATGTCTTCGCCCGGGAGAACGTCAACGCCCTCTTCCTGGAATATGACGATGAGCGCTCCGGCGGTTTTGCGCCCCTGGCGAAAGTATCGGAAGACAAGCAGGTCGTCCTCGGCCTCATCACCACCAAGTCCCCCGTCCTGGAGGATAAGCAGAAAGTGATCCGGCGCATTCATGACGCTGCCCGGTTTATTCCCCTGGACCGGCTGTGCCTCAGTCCCCAGTGCGGTTTTGCTTCCTGCGAGATCGGCAATAAGCTGACTGAGGAGGAGCAGTGGGCCAAGCTGAAGCTGGTCAAAGAGATCGCGGAAGAAGTCTGGGGCTGA
- a CDS encoding zf-HC2 domain-containing protein, translating into MKKNDCNVIRDLMPLVLDRVASDESRGLVEEHMETCEECRKEYEKMKADMPQETLAEYEEEQRTIVEALKTTRATQRKRKRRKLILVFAVAFVAVMAAGFLMTWLDQGNWPVNNEKYTMSLSRLKNGEIVVTMDLRFNSSYIGSNAKVVEENGKKILYESVYVPPLRYINGGENHGKSFWSVWSDSDLPDEVRQGKPGDYVTIWKKGDPIPDASEEMEKYMEMERKAYPYLYEEGKDSLSELDELENAVPEWH; encoded by the coding sequence ATGAAAAAGAATGACTGTAATGTGATCCGGGACCTGATGCCCCTGGTGCTGGACCGGGTTGCCAGCGATGAAAGCCGGGGACTGGTTGAGGAACATATGGAAACCTGCGAGGAATGCAGGAAAGAGTATGAAAAGATGAAGGCGGATATGCCGCAGGAAACGCTGGCGGAATATGAGGAAGAACAGCGCACCATCGTGGAAGCGTTGAAAACCACCCGCGCGACCCAGCGCAAACGGAAACGCAGGAAACTGATCCTGGTGTTTGCTGTCGCTTTTGTGGCGGTGATGGCGGCAGGATTCCTGATGACCTGGCTGGATCAGGGGAATTGGCCGGTGAACAATGAAAAGTACACCATGAGTTTGAGCAGACTGAAAAACGGGGAAATTGTTGTAACGATGGATCTGAGATTCAATTCCAGTTATATTGGATCAAATGCTAAAGTTGTAGAGGAGAACGGAAAGAAAATCCTGTATGAATCTGTTTACGTTCCGCCGCTCCGGTATATTAACGGCGGGGAGAATCATGGCAAATCATTCTGGTCTGTCTGGAGTGATTCGGATCTGCCGGACGAGGTTCGCCAGGGCAAACCGGGAGATTATGTGACAATCTGGAAAAAGGGAGATCCCATTCCGGATGCCTCTGAGGAAATGGAAAAATATATGGAGATGGAGAGAAAAGCATATCCTTATCTATACGAAGAGGGAAAAGACAGTCTCAGCGAACTGGATGAGCTTGAGAATGCTGTGCCGGAATGGCATTGA
- a CDS encoding RNA polymerase sigma factor: MMDELQFTRKLLDSEQMLYRIACALLRSEADRQDAMQETALKAWQNYGRLREEQYFKTWICRIMVNECHNLHRKNSRCFPAEMIPDRPAPENDDQETRLMLESLPEKLRVPLVLHYLEGFTLEEIARIQQVSLALVKNRMHRGRKALRVEWDGKEESK; encoded by the coding sequence ATGATGGATGAACTGCAATTCACACGGAAGCTGCTGGACAGCGAACAGATGCTGTACAGGATCGCCTGCGCGCTCCTCCGGTCCGAAGCGGACCGCCAGGACGCAATGCAGGAGACCGCACTGAAGGCCTGGCAGAATTACGGAAGGCTGCGGGAAGAACAGTATTTTAAGACCTGGATCTGCAGGATCATGGTAAATGAATGCCACAACCTGCACAGGAAAAACAGCCGGTGTTTCCCGGCGGAGATGATTCCCGACCGGCCAGCGCCGGAAAACGATGACCAGGAGACACGGCTGATGCTGGAAAGCCTGCCGGAGAAGCTGCGCGTTCCGCTGGTGCTGCACTACCTGGAAGGGTTTACGCTGGAAGAGATCGCGCGGATACAGCAGGTATCCCTGGCGCTGGTCAAAAACCGGATGCATCGGGGACGCAAAGCGCTTCGTGTGGAATGGGACGGAAAGGAGGAGTCGAAATGA
- a CDS encoding DUF2612 domain-containing protein: MNCELSDYLSLFPASSRERPRFMALAEAVLRQAADLMTLAAALQPGYSFACAEGIQLDSMAEASGLKRANLGTDVPDEAFRWYVLAKLALWTWDGTNETVPAVLEAASPGSILTDNGDGTVTVRGGSVLPIPAGIGKTMQNSECRIQDQVAGA; encoded by the coding sequence ATGAATTGTGAATTGTCGGATTATCTTTCTCTTTTTCCCGCTTCTTCCCGGGAACGGCCTCGCTTTATGGCGCTGGCAGAAGCTGTCCTCCGGCAGGCGGCGGACCTGATGACCCTGGCTGCGGCCCTGCAGCCGGGGTATTCGTTTGCCTGTGCGGAGGGAATTCAGCTGGACAGTATGGCGGAGGCTTCAGGACTGAAACGCGCGAATCTGGGCACAGATGTTCCGGATGAAGCTTTCCGGTGGTATGTGCTGGCCAAGCTGGCCCTGTGGACCTGGGACGGAACAAATGAAACCGTCCCCGCGGTACTGGAGGCTGCCTCTCCGGGAAGCATCCTGACAGACAACGGGGACGGGACGGTGACGGTGAGAGGGGGAAGTGTTTTACCGATCCCTGCGGGGATTGGGAAAACAATGCAGAATTCAGAATGCAGAATTCAGGATCAGGTTGCTGGCGCATGA
- a CDS encoding phage baseplate plug family protein encodes MTGYLLPVTGETWQVMTLDLSIGGEPFHAQAELRYLPAADQWFFSLWDHAAGELLVNMIPLICSRGEMNDLLRPFRHLRNGKGAGSLLCLRGTEEPSTRDPAGENLAEFRLLFLDEIPDEN; translated from the coding sequence ATGACGGGGTATTTATTACCGGTGACAGGGGAAACGTGGCAGGTGATGACGCTGGATCTGTCCATCGGCGGGGAACCTTTTCACGCGCAGGCGGAGCTGCGGTACCTGCCGGCCGCGGACCAGTGGTTCTTTTCCCTTTGGGACCACGCGGCGGGTGAACTGCTGGTAAACATGATCCCGCTGATCTGTTCCCGCGGGGAGATGAATGACCTGCTGCGGCCTTTCCGGCATCTGCGGAACGGAAAAGGGGCAGGCAGCCTGCTTTGCCTGCGCGGAACAGAGGAACCATCCACCCGGGATCCGGCCGGGGAAAACCTGGCGGAGTTCAGGCTGCTGTTTCTGGATGAAATACCGGATGAAAACTGA
- a CDS encoding Gp138 family membrane-puncturing spike protein: protein MNHSTDGGLSPSEWLAVKKDILTSLHCAMPGTVETFDPGKGTAEIRPAASGFPLLRDVPVFMPVPFEVNPGDACLVVFADYDTDAWQENGETGEPRSGRRHSLSDAFAFVGFRKNPRTIQN, encoded by the coding sequence ATGAATCATTCGACAGACGGCGGATTGTCTCCTTCCGAATGGCTGGCGGTGAAGAAGGATATTTTAACCTCTTTACACTGTGCCATGCCGGGAACGGTGGAAACCTTTGATCCGGGAAAAGGGACCGCGGAGATCCGGCCCGCGGCGTCTGGCTTTCCGCTGCTGCGGGATGTGCCGGTCTTTATGCCGGTTCCCTTTGAAGTGAATCCGGGAGACGCGTGCCTGGTGGTATTCGCGGACTATGATACGGATGCCTGGCAGGAGAACGGAGAGACTGGAGAGCCCAGGTCGGGGAGGAGGCACTCCTTGTCAGATGCATTCGCGTTTGTAGGGTTCAGGAAGAACCCGAGAACAATTCAGAATTAA
- a CDS encoding phage holin, with protein sequence MKINWKVRFQNKVWLGSFFSLIVGFVYSLLALFDVFPAVTQNLVVQLLNQVLTFLGLIGVIVDPTTAGIGDSERAMGYETPYRDEE encoded by the coding sequence ATGAAGATTAACTGGAAGGTTCGTTTTCAGAACAAAGTATGGCTGGGAAGTTTTTTCAGCCTGATCGTTGGGTTTGTCTACAGCCTGCTGGCGCTGTTTGACGTGTTTCCCGCGGTAACGCAGAACCTGGTGGTACAGCTGCTGAACCAGGTGCTGACTTTCCTGGGCCTGATCGGCGTGATCGTGGATCCCACGACCGCCGGGATCGGGGACAGTGAACGGGCAATGGGCTACGAAACGCCGTACAGGGATGAGGAGTGA
- a CDS encoding cysteine hydrolase family protein has translation MNKRLIAMVLVLGLLLSCAGHVTGEEAAAPAARNAAEDLLLIVDFQNVYLPGYDWACPNMPEAMVNTISILINPEAPDYLLTAYIAPTEPVGRWQDYNEAYKEINENDFLSELAEAILPFAEEGRVAEKTTYSSMDCDAVVEAMKGKKAVVLTGVVAECCVLATMLDAIDMGYEVVYLYDCIAGCSEENEAMIKALAESFAPVHTTVMSSEEYLDAIGAGSAWGGEDDEAFYWSDPDEKYIAELLAPMKEIHDEKEAEAYMKELWPLLSSEPLPEGELSMNVDEHDMSYHMSINNAEGRDLYTANFLSNGVIQEIGYNDLDDRKYSASRMDGADLDEAVWEQAKGQLTEQLEKLAPGVLELLEPLKVEDYIDVGDKQYLYIYAMPLDPAYDVATCIIAVLDAEGNCELMDYSCYGAG, from the coding sequence ATGAACAAACGACTGATCGCAATGGTTCTTGTTCTTGGCTTGCTCCTGTCCTGCGCAGGGCATGTAACGGGTGAAGAGGCGGCCGCGCCGGCGGCGCGCAACGCGGCGGAAGACCTGCTGCTGATCGTGGACTTCCAGAATGTATACCTGCCGGGGTATGACTGGGCCTGCCCCAATATGCCGGAAGCCATGGTGAATACGATTTCCATCCTGATCAATCCGGAAGCGCCGGATTATCTCCTGACAGCGTATATTGCCCCCACGGAGCCGGTGGGACGCTGGCAGGACTACAATGAAGCCTATAAGGAAATCAACGAAAACGACTTCCTGTCTGAACTGGCGGAAGCAATACTTCCCTTCGCGGAGGAAGGCCGTGTGGCGGAAAAGACCACCTACTCCTCCATGGACTGCGATGCTGTGGTGGAAGCCATGAAGGGGAAGAAAGCGGTTGTGCTGACCGGTGTGGTTGCGGAGTGCTGCGTGCTGGCCACCATGCTGGACGCGATCGATATGGGCTATGAAGTGGTGTATCTGTATGACTGTATCGCGGGATGCTCGGAAGAAAATGAAGCAATGATCAAAGCCCTTGCCGAGAGCTTCGCCCCGGTTCATACGACCGTGATGAGCAGCGAAGAGTATCTGGACGCCATCGGCGCCGGAAGCGCCTGGGGTGGTGAAGATGATGAAGCATTCTACTGGAGCGATCCGGATGAAAAATATATAGCGGAACTGCTGGCCCCGATGAAGGAGATCCATGACGAAAAAGAAGCGGAAGCCTACATGAAGGAACTGTGGCCCCTGCTGAGCAGCGAACCTCTGCCGGAGGGAGAACTGAGCATGAATGTGGATGAGCATGACATGAGCTACCACATGTCCATCAACAACGCGGAAGGGAGAGACCTGTACACCGCGAACTTCCTCAGCAACGGCGTGATCCAGGAGATCGGGTATAATGACCTGGATGACCGGAAGTATTCGGCTTCCCGGATGGACGGCGCGGACCTGGACGAAGCGGTGTGGGAGCAGGCGAAGGGTCAGCTTACCGAACAGCTTGAGAAGCTGGCGCCGGGGGTGCTGGAGCTGCTGGAGCCGCTGAAGGTGGAGGATTATATTGACGTGGGGGACAAGCAGTACCTGTATATTTACGCGATGCCGCTGGACCCGGCCTATGATGTGGCAACCTGCATTATCGCGGTGCTTGATGCGGAAGGCAACTGTGAACTGATGGATTATTCCTGCTACGGGGCGGGCTGA
- a CDS encoding peptidoglycan-binding protein, translating to MITTEALIEKFRQALKEKWGYIWGTAGEKWTEAKQRELEKSTDSNRAQGRKYGKKWIGHTVADCSGLFSWAFKQLGGTMYHGSDTMYRKWCTEKGELKKGKRTDCAVLKPGTAVFVWNGSRYSHVGLFVGDGTVIEAMGTINGVTTTKVTAGKWTHWGELAGIDYINAGNEELHDRRDQSSNGNFDGCNMAAVTQIKDLDNCSTMNNEQLMVEAWPTLRKGSRGETVKELQEVLERKGYSVGSCGIDGKFGKDTLAAVKAFQKDHGLKMDGIVGPVTRKELMKE from the coding sequence ATGATCACAACGGAAGCATTGATCGAAAAGTTCCGGCAGGCCCTGAAGGAGAAATGGGGATATATCTGGGGAACGGCCGGGGAGAAGTGGACGGAAGCCAAACAACGGGAACTGGAGAAAAGCACTGATTCCAACAGGGCCCAGGGACGAAAATACGGAAAGAAATGGATCGGGCACACGGTCGCTGACTGCAGCGGCCTTTTTTCATGGGCTTTTAAGCAGCTGGGCGGCACGATGTATCACGGGTCCGACACGATGTACCGGAAATGGTGCACGGAAAAGGGGGAACTGAAGAAAGGAAAACGCACGGACTGCGCTGTCCTGAAACCGGGCACGGCGGTTTTCGTGTGGAACGGCAGCCGGTACAGCCATGTGGGCTTGTTTGTGGGAGACGGAACTGTGATCGAAGCGATGGGAACGATCAACGGGGTGACCACAACGAAGGTCACGGCGGGGAAATGGACGCATTGGGGAGAGTTGGCCGGCATTGATTATATCAATGCCGGCAATGAAGAATTACATGATCGCCGTGACCAAAGTTCCAATGGGAACTTTGACGGCTGTAATATGGCAGCTGTTACCCAAATCAAAGATTTGGACAACTGCTCAACAATGAACAATGAACAATTAATGGTTGAAGCCTGGCCGACGCTTCGGAAGGGGAGTAGAGGGGAGACTGTTAAGGAACTGCAGGAGGTGCTGGAAAGGAAGGGATACAGTGTAGGTTCCTGCGGGATTGACGGGAAATTCGGGAAAGATACCCTGGCGGCGGTGAAGGCCTTCCAGAAGGATCACGGGCTGAAGATGGACGGCATTGTGGGACCGGTGACGAGAAAGGAGCTGATGAAAGAATGA
- a CDS encoding RNA polymerase sigma factor yields the protein MSDQNEQLFIEAVKARRQAMWRVAYNLLHSDADAEDAVSSTVESTWKHLPRIHTKEALPAYLMRSVINAAHDELRRRKRTTPIEPLENVLEAPKAERGIADYLTALDEKYRLPMLLKFDEEMQEKEIAAALHLPRGTVSSRIARGLEMIRKEMEKEGMKNASGRYEKSHPGEAENAACGL from the coding sequence ATGAGTGATCAAAACGAACAGCTTTTTATCGAAGCTGTGAAAGCCAGACGGCAGGCAATGTGGCGGGTGGCTTATAACCTTCTTCACTCGGACGCGGACGCGGAAGACGCGGTTTCAAGCACGGTGGAATCCACCTGGAAACACCTGCCGAGGATCCATACGAAGGAAGCCCTGCCGGCGTACCTGATGCGGAGCGTGATCAACGCGGCCCACGATGAACTGCGCAGGCGGAAGCGGACAACGCCGATCGAACCGCTGGAAAATGTGCTGGAGGCTCCGAAGGCCGAACGCGGCATAGCGGACTACCTGACAGCACTGGATGAAAAATACAGGCTGCCGATGCTGCTGAAATTTGATGAAGAGATGCAGGAAAAGGAGATCGCGGCAGCGCTCCACCTTCCGCGCGGGACCGTTTCATCACGGATCGCGCGGGGGCTGGAAATGATCCGGAAGGAAATGGAAAAGGAGGGAATGAAGAATGCTTCAGGAAGATATGAAAAAAGCCATCCAGGCGAAGCGGAGAACGCCGCCTGCGGGCTTTGA